From Heptranchias perlo isolate sHepPer1 chromosome 8, sHepPer1.hap1, whole genome shotgun sequence, a single genomic window includes:
- the cnrip1b gene encoding CB1 cannabinoid receptor-interacting protein 1b, giving the protein MGEIPSLVKIAVSLKIQPGDGAVYFKVDGQRFGQNRTIKLLTGAKYKIDIVLKPGVVSATSMMIGGVLIPLEEKSRDPQVVDYTGIYDTEGVTHTKSGERQPVQVSIQFNDIGTFETMWQVKFYNYHKRDHCQWGNSFGSIDYECKPNETRSLMWINKEMFT; this is encoded by the exons ATGGGCGAAATCCCCAGTTTGGTGAAAATCGCCGTCTCCTTGAAAATTCAACCTGGTGACGGGGCGGTGTATTTCAAAGTCGATGGTCAGCGATTCGGACAAAACCGGACCATCAAACTGTTAACAGGAGCGAAGTACAAGATCGACATCGTATTAAAGCCCGGGGTCGTGTCCGCGAC GTCGATGATGATCGGAGGAGTCCTGATTCCCCTCGAAGAGAAATCGAGAGACCCGCAAGTGGTCGATTACACTGGGATCTATGACACGGAAGGAGTAACTCACACGAAAAGTGGGGAGCGCCAGCCTGTGCAAGTCAGCATCCAG TTCAATGATATCGGCACCTTTGAAACcatgtggcaggtgaaattcTACAACTATCACAAACGAGATCACTGCCAATGGGGGAACAGCTTTGGCAGCATCGACTATGAGTGCAAACCCAACGAGACTCGCAGCCTGATGTGGATCAACAAAGAGATGTTCACCTAA